TATTTGGAGTTTTTGGGTCTTTCTGAGGATGAGCTTGCCTTTGGCTCTCCTATTGATATTAAGGAGGTTAGGAATTCTCCCATTGGCATTCCTCAAACAACAGGCGATTACAAGGTAAAATCATTTTTAGAGTTTAGAAAGGATGGCTCAATCGCTTGCGATTCATATATTCCAGAGAATTCAATAATTCGCATATTAGGTCAAAATCCCTCATCGCTTCTCAATGCAGGTTGTGAGGCTATTAGTGATGCTATTTCAGAAATTCATCCCAAGATTATTTTTCTTTTCCCCTCATCATACAGGATGTTAATTTTAGGTGAGGATGCAAGGAATGAGATAGATGAAATTAAGAAAGAGGCAAAGGATGTTCCTATTGTTGGATTTTATGGCTATGGTGAGATAGGTCCTTTAAGGACACCCAGGGCTGATTTTCATAATAAGTCCATTGGAGTATTGGCGATAGAATAAAATGAAAGAAGATGCATGGGAAAAAGAAAAGGAGTTAGAGAAAAATATAGCCTTGCTCTCCATCCTCTATTCAACAGCTGTCTGGAATATAAAAGCAGAAACAGAGGATGAGATTATGAGGATTGGCCTAGATAGGATAAATGAGGTCTTAAAGCCAGAGATTGCGGCAATTCTGGCTTTAAGGGATGGATTTTTAAGGATTGTAGCAGGAACAGGGATTCCTAAATCTATATGCGAAAAGACAAAAATAGAGGTAGGCGTTGGTACCTGCGGAGAGGTATTTCTTACCGGAAGACCCATAACAATTCCCTCTCTTTCAAAAGACCCATCATTTATTGACCCATTTGTTAAGGAAGTGCCGGTAAAGAGTGTTTTCTGCTATCCAATAAGGATAGATGATAATATTACAGGCGTTGTATGGCTTGGCTTCTTATCCTCTCATCCTCCCTTGAAAGAAGAGGAATGGCTTGTTTCTTTAGTAGCTGAAAGGCTTGCCTTAAGCCTGCAAATCCATAGGCTAAAAACCTCTAAATGAACCTTCCTAAACATATTGCTATAATTATGGATGGGAATGGAAGATGGGCATTAGGGAGGAATCTTCCAAGGATAGCTGGACATAGGGAGGGAATGAAGGCAGTGGAGCGGATAATCAAAGCCGCCTCAGACCTTGGGATTAAGGTTCTTACCCTTTATGCCTTCTCTACAGAAAATTGGAAAAGGCCAGAAAATGAGGTATCGTTTTTGATGAATCTTTTTTGTGAGTATATAAAAAAGAAAATAGAAGGGCTGATGAAAAATAATGTTAAGATAAGAACCTGCGGCGAAATTAAAAAGCTTCCCAAAAAGGTATTAAGCCTATTAGAGGATGCTTGTAATAAAACAAAAGAAAATAAAGGGCTTATTTTAAATATTGCTCTAAACTATGGAGCAAGGGATGAAATATTAAGGGCGATGAGAAAAATTGTTGAGAAAGCATTAAAAGGCGAGATTCGACCAGATGAAATAGATGAAGATCTCTTTTCCTCCTTCCTTGATACCCATCCTTTACCAAATCCCGACCTTCTTATAAGGACAAGTGGTGAACAAAGGATAAGTAATTTTCTTCTTTGGCAGATAGCATATACTGAGCTTTGGATAACGCCAGTTTTATGGCCTGATTTCACAGAGGAGCATCTTAAAATGGCAATAAATGATTATCAAGAAAGGAAAAGGAGGTTTGGAGGAATATGATAAAAATGCAAAAATCAAAATGCAAAATTCAAAATTGTGGTAAAATTTATTAAATAATGAAGAAATTTTTTGCACCGTTGCTTTTCCTTCCATTTTTGGCTTATACAACATTTATAGAGGAGAAGATATTTTTTACAATCTTAATAGGCTCTGTTATCCTCCTTGGGCTATTTGAATTCTATAATATGGTACAAAAAGAGGATTGGTGGTTTTTGGGTCTTTTGGCTGGAATTCTTCTTATAGGAAGTGCCTCATTAGGTTATAAATATCCATTATTTCTTTCTTTTCTTTCAAGCCCATTTTATGGGGTAATTATTTCCTCTTTTATCCTTGTTCTTCTCTTTTTTGGAATTTTTGCAAGAAAAATTGTTTTAGCAATAGCAAACAATAGCATCCTCGCTATTATCTTTGGCATTCTTTATGTTGGATTTCTATTAAGCCACCTTATTCTTATAAGAGGGCTTTCTGGCGGAAGTTTTTATCTTCTATACCTTTTCTCGGTTGTTTGGTCGGCTGATGGAGGTGGATGGATAATAGGAAAGCATTTTGGAAAGCACCGAAATATATTTCCCATATCTCCAAACAAATCCATTGAGGGGCTTATTGGAGCCATTACTGGCTCTGTTTTTATCTCATTTCTTCTTGGAGGTTATATAGGTTTTTCTCTTTTGATCTCTTTTGTCTCTGGGTTTTTATTTAGCCTTCTTGGCTTATTGGGAGACCTTGCTGAATCAAGCTTTAAAAGGAATGTAGGGAAAAAGGATTCAGATTCGTGGATATCCGAATATGGTGGAATCCTTGATGTCTTTGATTCAATAATCATATCTGCCCCAATTTTTTATTACCTCATTTTATTTTTGGGGGCGTAGCTTAGTTGGGAGAGCGTCGGCTTCGCATGTCGAAGGTTGGGGGTTCAAATCCCCTCGCCTCCAGGTGTAATGTAAAAAATTGGAGGAAGGAGGGGGATTTGAAGCCTTAAAGCGAAGCGAAGGGCCGAACTAATAGATTTTGTTAGGCGAAAAACGAGCAAGTGCGAGTTTTTCCGCCTTAAAAAATCTTGTAGTTCAAATCCCCTCGCCTCCATACCTTGAAGGAGGGGTACCGAAGTGGTCATAACGGGTCTGTCTCGAAAACAGATTGAGGGAAACCTTGCGTGGGTTCGAATCCCACCCCCTCCGGAGGGAAGATTTAGCCTATCTTGAGCAAAATTTTTTGTAATTTACAATTTAGCCTTTATAATTTACAATATTTATGTGTTTCTTATTTTTCTTGCAATTTTTATCCCTGCTCTCCTGGAGGCTCGGGTTGATACAGGTGCAGATTTTCTAAAGTTCATAACCGGAGCAAGGGCAACAGGCTTGGCGGGTGCAATTGTTGGCTTGGCAGATGATGTCTCATCCCTGCATTATAATCCCGCAGGCATCTCTGAGATAGAAAAAAATGAGCTTCTCTTTATGGAGAGCGAGGCGATTATGGAATGTGGATATGAATATTTTGGATTTACAAAAAGGGTTAATGAAAATTCTGGGATTGGGTTTGCCATTTTATACTTTCATGCCCCAGAGATGTTAAGAACAAAGGAAAATAAGAATGTGCCAGAGGGATACGAGATCCTTGGAACAATAGAATACTATGACCTTATGGCAAGCCTGTCCTATGGAAAAAGGATAAAGGATAACCTTTCAATTGGTGGAACAATCAAGGGAATACATAGGATGATAAGCCCAGACAAGGGATATACAGGTGCAATTGATTTTGGAATGCTCTATAAACATAAAGATAATATGAAATTTGGTCTTTCAATACAGAATATTGGTCCAGATATATGGGGAGATAAGCTTCCAATGTTGGCTCAGATAGGAGGATCATACAGGATTGAAAGCTTTGTTTTAACCTCTACAATAAGCCATCACCTTCTTTCTAATTCTAGCTTTGAATATAGGGTTGGTGCGGAATATTGGTATTGGAAAAATATATCCCTTCGTGCAGGGTATTACTCCCTTGAAGGAGACCTTACAGGTGCAACATTGGGATGTGGGGTAAGATTAAGAGATTGGTTTCAGTTTGATTTTGCCCAGTTTCCAGCAAGCCTTAACAAACCCCTCCAAGGCTCCCTGATTATAAGATTTTAGCTTGGCAAAAAAAGGAAAGAAAAAAAAGCATTTAAGGTTATTTCTTATCCCCCTTTTTCCTATTTTTATCCTCCTTATCGCCTTTAATGTCTATTTTCCAAAGGATATCTCAGGAGGAATAAAAATAATTAGCATAAAGAGGGGGATGTCTGGAGAAGAAATAGCCAATCTTCTTAAAAAAGAGGGGATAATCAGAGATAAATATATCTTTGAGTTTCTTATTATCCTTAAAAATAAAGAAACAAAAATTATGGCAGGCGATTATCTTCTTTCTCCCTCCTTAAATATGATAGACACTCTTTCAAAACTAACCAAAGGCGAGGCTATAAAATCTTGTTTTACCATCCCCCCTGGTTATAATATCTATCAAATAGCAGAGCTTTTGGATAAAAAGGGGTTTGCTGATAAAAGAAGATTCCTTGAATTAGCTAAAGATAAAGCGTTTATAGGAAGTTTAGGCTTTTCTCTTAATACACTAGAAGGGCTTTTATTCCCTGATACATATTGTGTATCAAAGGGGATGCAGGAAAGCGAGATAATAAGGATAATCATTGAAAGGTTTAAAAGGGTATTTAAAGAAGAGGATACCAAAATGACAAAGAAATTAGGTTTGTCTATGTATCAAGTTCTTATCCTTGCCTCCATCATTGAAAAAGAAACAAGTATTTTGAGCGAGATGCCCATTATTTCTTCTGTTTTTCATAATAGATTGAAAAGAAATATGAAGCTTAATAGCTGCCCAACGGTTATCTATGCCTTATACCCTAATTTTGATGGGAATATAAGGAAGGAAGACCTTGATATTTCCTCTCCCTATAATACATATAGACATAATGGCCTTCCTCCATCTCCTATTTCAAACCCTGGGATTTTTGCGATAAAAGCCGCATTGCATCCAGCGAATATTGATTACCTATATTTTGTCAGTATGAACAATGGAAGGCATAAATTTTCAAGGACACTGGCTGAGCATAATATAGCGGTTTCAAAATACCAACCAAAGATAAAATGAGATTTATCGCCATTTTTTTATTTATCCCTTTACTTACATATCCAAAGGGAATTTCTGGCTGGATAGAAAAAAAGGTAGATGAATTTATAAAGGAGATGATAAAGAAATATTCAAAGGAGGTTAAGATTGAGAAGACAAGATACATATTTCCAAATAAATGTAGCCTTTCTGGAATTTCCTATTATAAAGATGGATTTTCCATAAAAGGTGATGGTTTATTAGAGGTAGGGCTTGATGGATCTTTAAGGGTTATCCTTGATAAGCCTTTATTTTCCATAAAAAGGGAATTCTTTAAAAAAAGGAGAAAAATAGCCCTTCCAAATATAGAGATTAAAGCTATGGGAGGAAAAGGAAGGATAGCTGATTTTGGAGTGTTTGATGATGTATCGGGAAGACTTAAAAACAAAAGATTTAGGTTTAAAGGTTCTGGGCTTGGTGGAAAGGCAAGCATAGAAGGCGGCTCTGATAGGTTTACAGCTTATATAAAGGATGCAAAAGCAAACCTGCTTCCATATTTTCCTAAAATTCCAAAGAAAGGTAATGTTGATGTTACCATTAAGAAAGAAAGGGATTTGGAAATTATAGCAGACCTAAAGGATTGCTCAATAAAAGATATAAAAAATATCAAAGGAAAGCTGGAATGGAAAAATGGGATAAACAAAGGAAGGCTTTCGTTTTTATGGAATTTTCTTTATTTTAAAGCTAATTTTAAGGAAAAAAATGGTCTTTATAAGGTATCTGGCGATACTTCTTACAAAAAAAATGCCTTTGTATTTTCTATTGAGGGTGTATTAAAAAATGATGTTTTTAGGATTAGGAAGGGATACATCAATAACACAGGGTTTTTTGGAAATATTGGAGAGAACATCTCCCTTTCTTTGGAATTTAACAATGCTAATTGGCTACCCTTAATCCATCCCATTTTTAAAGGCTCTATATTAAATGGATGTGGAACAATTACAGGAAGGCTTGAAAAACCAGATATTTTTGCAAATCTTGTCCTAAAAAGGGATAATGAAACCCTGGATATATCAATAAATGGCGACAGCAACCTCCTTTTCCTTAAATTAGGCACAATCTCTGCTTTTGGAATAAAAATTGCCCCTTATTCTTTTGGAACGCTTTCCTTTAAACCCCTCTCTCTTTCTTTATCTCTTATAAAACCCATTGCCTTTGATGAGGCAAAGATTGAATGGGATGGAAAAACCTTTGATTTAGCTTTATTTTCCGAAAAAAGGAGGCTTTTTATTAAAAAAGAGGAAGAAAAACCAATGATGTTTAGGTATTCTGATATTGTAATACAGATTCCCNNNNNNNNNNTTTTTATAGAATATGGAAAATTTGGAGAAATTCCTATAAATCAGGGCTTTTGCAATGTTAAATTAGAAAATGGAATCTTTGTAGAAAACCTTGAGCTTTTGGTGGATGGGATAACATCAATTTATAGCTCATTTGAGATAAAAGAAGATAAAATAGATGCACCAATTCTTATCACAAATATAAAAACAGATAGAATTTTAAAAAACCTCAAAGCAAAGGTAGATTTTAAGGGAAGGCTTATTGGCTTTCTAAAAAACCCCTCCATATTCGGACAAATTTATTCTACATCGCCAAAGATCATCGCTGATATAATGATAATTGAGGATACCTTTACCATAAAAAATGGAAGGGTTAATAACACCACCTTTGAGCTTGATGTTTTTCTTAGCTCAAAAACCATATCGGGTTTTGCCGGGTTTAATAATGAGAACCTCTCAAGCCTTTCAAACATCTTCCTCATTCCCCCCCATATCTCTGGAATAGCACAGGGGAGCGCCACATTTTCTGGTTTTATCACAAATCCAGAGATTATAGGGAGGATTAAGGTCTTAAACCCAACATTCTTTCAAGGAATAAACGCAGATTCTATTAGCCTTTGTTTTAAGGTAAAGGATAAGGCTTTTTCATCAAGCGGAGATATTACACTTGATGATGGATTTATCTCTATTGATACAGACATTTTTTCTGGGGGAGAAATTGAAAGTAAAGGAAATGCTTGTTCCTTCAAAATTGCCGAGCTTCCCATTAGTGGCTCTTTCTCATTTAATGGCTTATATAAAGATAAAACAATGGATGGCACGCTTTTTACAAGGAATATCATTATATCAGGCTATAGAATTCCCGATATTACAGAAGCTATGCAATATCAGGAATTGGAAGGGATAAATCTTTCTGGTATGGTTTCTGGGTCTATAAAGAAAGGTGTTTGTAACCTTGTTGTTTCTTTTGATAATTTACAAATAGGTCCTGCCAAAGTTACAGGAAAGATTACAGCAAAGGGAGAGGTAAGGGATTTAGAGATAGATGGAGAAATAAGCATTGTTGGTTCAGATCTTTTTCTTCCTATATTTCAAGAACCACTTGATGATGTATCTTGTAGGCTTTCTATAGATGATAGCGAGATTAAAATCTTAAGTTTTGCTGGAAGGACAAAGAAAACAAAGATTATCTTACAACAAATTTCAGAAAATAGGCTTGAGGTTAAGACAAGTGGAGAGCCAATAAAAATAGATATTCCTGGTATTATAAAAGGAGAGGCATCCTGTGAGCTTATCATTGAAAATATTGAGGATGAGCTGGTAAGCAAGGGTAAAATTATTGTTTCTAACGCAAGATTTACATATCCTCCAACAAAGCAAGGTTTGGGTGGAGGGTTTTTAAACCAATTTATCTATGGACCAAAGATTGAAGCTGGTCATAATGTATGGTTTTATAATGAGTTTTGTGATATAGAGATAGGAAAAGGGGGTTGGATAAGGCTTGTTAAGGAGAAAGATATGATAAAAGCAAGTGGTTTTTGCCATTCAAAAAGGGGAATAGTTGAATACCTTTCCTCTAATTTTTCTATTGGTAGCGCAGATTTTGAATTTAGGGATGGAATTCCTTATCTTACCGGATATGCAGGTGCAACAATTGATGGAATTCCTTTAAGGCTTTCTCACAGCGGAATACTCTCTTTACCCTTAAAACTTTCCCTTTCCTCTCCTTCCTTTCCAGAGAAAAGCGAAGATGAGCTTGTTAGGATAATCCAAGGAAAAAAGGAAAAACCAGTTGGGATTATTGCAAGCGTGGTTGGAAAGAGGATAACAAAAGGGCTTGCCTCCTCTATTCAGAGCCTTGTAAGGCTAGACCTTGAGGTTATAACCCCATTTGCTGAAAATATATTCCAAGGAACACAAACATATAGCTATAGCCTTGTTGGAACAGAGGTAAAGATAGGAAGGTATTTAACCGAGAGGTGTTATCTTATATATGAGGGCCGTATTGAGGATTATAAAAGTGAAAAATATAGGTATAAGCATAGGATAGGCTTTGAATATGATGTAGGAAAAAGAACACGGATTAGATACCTCTATACACCAAAAGGGGAAAGGGAAGATGAAGATTATGAGATTGGCATTAAGAAAGATGTCAGTTTTTAGTTATGTGTTTAAATATCATCCATTTTTGAGTTTTTTTCTTTGCTTCCTTTAAGATTATTTTAACATTCATAAACACATACAAATCAAAGGATTAAACACCCTGTCCCTTCGGGACACCCCTCTAACACCCCGTCTGCCTTCGGCAGACACCCCTCTAAAAGAGGGGAATGGGAGGTAATGTGAAATGAAAAGAGCAATCTTTGGGATTTTGATGATTTTGACATTCCCTGCCTATTGTAGCTTAACCAAACAGGATATTGAGGAGATAAGGAAGATTGTAAAAGAAGAGGTGCAGGGCTTAAGGCAGGAGATGAACACAAGGATAAATGACCTTGATGAGAAACTTACCAGCAGGATAGATTCTTTGCAAAACCTTCTTTATGTCATTCTATATATAACGCATTAAATATTTGCACAAAGAACTTTAATTGCATCATTAGGGTGCTTTCATTGAGCAAATTGGGCAGTGAGAGTCTCTTCGAGCTCTTTTAGGGTAGGAAAGTAACGATTGTGTATTACCCGCCGACGGGTGATTTTCCAGACCCGTTCGATTGGATTGAGTTCTGGTGAATATGGAGGCAAAAAAACTATCTTGAGATAATCTTGGTGTTCTGCAAGAAAAGGTTTTAAACTCTTTGCCCTGTGATAACTGGCACGATCTAAAATCAAAAGAGTGGGTTTGTGAATATATCCGAGCAAATGGCAGAGAAAATTGTTGAATGCTTTGGAATTGAAAGTAGGAGCTGTTTGAGTTACAAATTGACCACTTTTCAAACTGACTGCTCCAAAGAAACCAATCTTTTCTTTGGTAGATGCCGAAAGGATATGAGGTTGTTTTCCCTTGAGAGCCCAAGCACGAATAAGAGTACTGGTTCTTTGAAAATGAACTTCGTCTTCTGCCCAAACCTCGATACCAGAATCTTTCAACCATTCTTGGAATTTTTTTTAAAAGCTTCTTGTTCTGCGGGATTAGCTTTGGCTGGTTTACGGCGAGGTCTCTGTAAGGTAAAACCCAGGTTGTGGAAAAGGTTTTGGCATTGTCTAACTTTAAGGCATACAGAAAAATGTTTTTCCAAATGATAAGAGAGTAATGGTCCATCCCAAATATTCTGGTGATAACCAAATTCTCGACGTG
This portion of the bacterium genome encodes:
- a CDS encoding GAF domain-containing protein, which codes for MKEDAWEKEKELEKNIALLSILYSTAVWNIKAETEDEIMRIGLDRINEVLKPEIAAILALRDGFLRIVAGTGIPKSICEKTKIEVGVGTCGEVFLTGRPITIPSLSKDPSFIDPFVKEVPVKSVFCYPIRIDDNITGVVWLGFLSSHPPLKEEEWLVSLVAERLALSLQIHRLKTSK
- a CDS encoding isoprenyl transferase, whose protein sequence is MNLPKHIAIIMDGNGRWALGRNLPRIAGHREGMKAVERIIKAASDLGIKVLTLYAFSTENWKRPENEVSFLMNLFCEYIKKKIEGLMKNNVKIRTCGEIKKLPKKVLSLLEDACNKTKENKGLILNIALNYGARDEILRAMRKIVEKALKGEIRPDEIDEDLFSSFLDTHPLPNPDLLIRTSGEQRISNFLLWQIAYTELWITPVLWPDFTEEHLKMAINDYQERKRRFGGI
- a CDS encoding phosphatidate cytidylyltransferase, translating into MKKFFAPLLFLPFLAYTTFIEEKIFFTILIGSVILLGLFEFYNMVQKEDWWFLGLLAGILLIGSASLGYKYPLFLSFLSSPFYGVIISSFILVLLFFGIFARKIVLAIANNSILAIIFGILYVGFLLSHLILIRGLSGGSFYLLYLFSVVWSADGGGWIIGKHFGKHRNIFPISPNKSIEGLIGAITGSVFISFLLGGYIGFSLLISFVSGFLFSLLGLLGDLAESSFKRNVGKKDSDSWISEYGGILDVFDSIIISAPIFYYLILFLGA
- a CDS encoding PorV/PorQ family protein — protein: MFLIFLAIFIPALLEARVDTGADFLKFITGARATGLAGAIVGLADDVSSLHYNPAGISEIEKNELLFMESEAIMECGYEYFGFTKRVNENSGIGFAILYFHAPEMLRTKENKNVPEGYEILGTIEYYDLMASLSYGKRIKDNLSIGGTIKGIHRMISPDKGYTGAIDFGMLYKHKDNMKFGLSIQNIGPDIWGDKLPMLAQIGGSYRIESFVLTSTISHHLLSNSSFEYRVGAEYWYWKNISLRAGYYSLEGDLTGATLGCGVRLRDWFQFDFAQFPASLNKPLQGSLIIRF
- the mltG gene encoding endolytic transglycosylase MltG, coding for MAKKGKKKKHLRLFLIPLFPIFILLIAFNVYFPKDISGGIKIISIKRGMSGEEIANLLKKEGIIRDKYIFEFLIILKNKETKIMAGDYLLSPSLNMIDTLSKLTKGEAIKSCFTIPPGYNIYQIAELLDKKGFADKRRFLELAKDKAFIGSLGFSLNTLEGLLFPDTYCVSKGMQESEIIRIIIERFKRVFKEEDTKMTKKLGLSMYQVLILASIIEKETSILSEMPIISSVFHNRLKRNMKLNSCPTVIYALYPNFDGNIRKEDLDISSPYNTYRHNGLPPSPISNPGIFAIKAALHPANIDYLYFVSMNNGRHKFSRTLAEHNIAVSKYQPKIK
- a CDS encoding translocation/assembly module TamB domain-containing protein translates to FIEYGKFGEIPINQGFCNVKLENGIFVENLELLVDGITSIYSSFEIKEDKIDAPILITNIKTDRILKNLKAKVDFKGRLIGFLKNPSIFGQIYSTSPKIIADIMIIEDTFTIKNGRVNNTTFELDVFLSSKTISGFAGFNNENLSSLSNIFLIPPHISGIAQGSATFSGFITNPEIIGRIKVLNPTFFQGINADSISLCFKVKDKAFSSSGDITLDDGFISIDTDIFSGGEIESKGNACSFKIAELPISGSFSFNGLYKDKTMDGTLFTRNIIISGYRIPDITEAMQYQELEGINLSGMVSGSIKKGVCNLVVSFDNLQIGPAKVTGKITAKGEVRDLEIDGEISIVGSDLFLPIFQEPLDDVSCRLSIDDSEIKILSFAGRTKKTKIILQQISENRLEVKTSGEPIKIDIPGIIKGEASCELIIENIEDELVSKGKIIVSNARFTYPPTKQGLGGGFLNQFIYGPKIEAGHNVWFYNEFCDIEIGKGGWIRLVKEKDMIKASGFCHSKRGIVEYLSSNFSIGSADFEFRDGIPYLTGYAGATIDGIPLRLSHSGILSLPLKLSLSSPSFPEKSEDELVRIIQGKKEKPVGIIASVVGKRITKGLASSIQSLVRLDLEVITPFAENIFQGTQTYSYSLVGTEVKIGRYLTERCYLIYEGRIEDYKSEKYRYKHRIGFEYDVGKRTRIRYLYTPKGEREDEDYEIGIKKDVSF
- a CDS encoding IS630 family transposase, giving the protein MKDSGIEVWAEDEVHFQRTSTLIRAWALKGKQPHILSASTKEKIGFFGAVSLKSGQFVTQTAPTFNSKAFNNFLCHLLGYIHKPTLLILDRASYHRAKSLKPFLAEHQDYLKIVFLPPYSPELNPIERVWKITRRRVIHNRYFPTLKELEETLTAQFAQ